The Aureimonas mangrovi genome includes a region encoding these proteins:
- a CDS encoding GntR family transcriptional regulator, with protein sequence MSLSKPFNTRPLYQQVADEFISRIVSRQWAPGQAIENETEIARSLGISLGTVRKAFDILTEHKLLERHQGKGTVVCDPEAGAMRSRFSNIFDRAGRRVAGEVTIHDVSLDLAEPAVAERMGLTPRTPVIRFGRRRTHLGRCFMHETVSLRVGAASQSMTQAELDMAAASRWIGHDLATHKVEEVGCEPADEADAALFGIAPGASVMTLKRLVMSYQRRPLELRVARCHLGPDLAYLSQ encoded by the coding sequence ATGTCCTTGAGCAAGCCATTCAACACCCGCCCGCTTTATCAACAGGTGGCCGACGAGTTCATCTCGCGCATCGTCTCCAGGCAATGGGCGCCGGGGCAGGCGATCGAGAACGAGACGGAGATCGCCCGCTCTCTGGGCATCAGCCTCGGAACCGTTCGAAAGGCGTTCGACATCCTGACCGAGCACAAGCTCCTGGAGCGGCACCAGGGCAAGGGCACGGTGGTCTGCGATCCGGAAGCGGGGGCGATGCGCAGCCGCTTCTCCAACATCTTCGACCGGGCGGGCCGCCGCGTTGCCGGCGAGGTGACCATCCACGACGTCTCGCTCGATCTCGCCGAACCCGCCGTCGCGGAACGGATGGGGCTCACCCCCCGCACGCCGGTGATCCGCTTCGGACGGCGCCGCACCCATCTCGGCCGGTGTTTCATGCACGAAACGGTCAGCCTGCGTGTGGGCGCGGCCTCGCAGTCGATGACCCAGGCCGAACTCGACATGGCCGCGGCGAGCCGCTGGATCGGCCACGACCTCGCGACGCACAAGGTGGAGGAGGTGGGCTGCGAGCCTGCCGACGAGGCCGATGCGGCGCTGTTCGGCATCGCTCCCGGCGCGAGCGTGATGACGTTGAAGCGGCTCGTCATGTCCTACCAGCGGCGGCCGCTGGAACTGCGCGTCGCGCGCTGCCATCTCGGTCCCGACCTCGCCTATCTTTCGCAGTAG
- a CDS encoding ATP-dependent Clp protease proteolytic subunit has translation MIGEEPSPSRFERFVLSIPDGAILRGLFVGVIGLTGWVLSQDVVSIYRAESDRARTMRTQPMPLSRPIPGDQIRPYLPRTIPVGPDRGEPELPGYDGPAGGEAMSQPMRFAREPGSEIITAVGRIDPGTASLLESFLEGEGQGAATLYLHSPGGSVQDAIAMARAVRDAEMDTVVPDDGYCASACPLLFAGGVERTAGENAWVGLHQVYAVEIPGMDTTRDLDRSIADIQSTTADCQELLVDMGVDPRAWIHAMRTPSEELYVLTPEELSELAFVTTDVGDAEEEDSEASPAAG, from the coding sequence ATGATCGGTGAGGAGCCTTCCCCCTCTCGCTTCGAGCGCTTCGTCCTGTCGATCCCGGACGGGGCGATCCTGCGAGGCCTGTTCGTCGGCGTGATCGGCTTGACGGGCTGGGTGCTCTCGCAGGATGTCGTGTCGATCTACCGTGCGGAGAGTGACCGGGCGCGCACGATGCGCACACAGCCGATGCCGCTTTCGCGGCCCATTCCGGGGGACCAGATCCGCCCCTATCTGCCGCGCACCATTCCCGTCGGGCCGGATCGCGGCGAGCCGGAGTTGCCGGGCTATGACGGGCCGGCGGGTGGCGAGGCGATGAGCCAGCCGATGCGCTTCGCCCGTGAGCCCGGCTCGGAAATCATCACGGCCGTCGGGCGGATCGATCCCGGCACCGCATCCCTTCTGGAGAGCTTTCTCGAGGGCGAGGGGCAGGGGGCCGCGACGCTCTATCTCCATTCGCCCGGCGGTTCGGTGCAGGATGCGATCGCCATGGCGCGCGCGGTGCGCGACGCCGAGATGGACACTGTGGTGCCGGACGACGGCTATTGCGCTTCGGCCTGCCCGCTGCTCTTCGCCGGCGGGGTCGAACGCACGGCCGGCGAAAACGCCTGGGTCGGATTGCATCAGGTCTATGCCGTCGAGATCCCTGGCATGGACACGACGCGCGATCTCGATCGCTCCATTGCCGACATTCAGTCCACGACGGCCGATTGCCAGGAACTGCTGGTCGACATGGGAGTCGATCCGCGCGCCTGGATCCATGCCATGCGCACGCCCTCCGAGGAGCTCTACGTGCTGACCCCGGAGGAGCTTTCCGAACTCGCCTTCGTCACGACGGATGTGGGCGACGCGGAAGAAGAGGACTCGGAAGCTTCGCCAGCGGCGGGGTGA
- a CDS encoding alpha/beta fold hydrolase encodes MVWLRHQPATGEGRAVLLVFHGLAEHSGRYERFAAEMSAIGLHVYAHDHRGHGRTSAPDASPRRFAEKDGARLVVEDCRAVFDHARARHPNLPMVVLGHSMGGLIAMAFARRYGRDLAGLCVWNANFDGARLAPRLTAHLVLAVERALMGSDVPSPTLTHATFETWGRSVPGRRTEFDWLTHDEEAVDRYIVDPLCGWSPTISLFSDLVTLIAEGGRSRGLRALPSDLPLHLLCGTQDPATAGGAAVRRLADCARAVGLPVTLTVVEGARHETLHEIAPYRSAATRSFSEWMDGIAPPHHPAAGEASESSSSASPTSVVTKASSESSSGVST; translated from the coding sequence ATGGTCTGGCTCCGCCATCAGCCGGCAACAGGTGAAGGCCGCGCCGTTCTCCTCGTTTTTCACGGTCTGGCCGAGCATTCGGGCCGTTACGAGCGCTTCGCGGCCGAGATGTCCGCTATCGGCCTTCATGTCTACGCACACGACCATCGCGGGCATGGACGAACCAGCGCACCCGATGCTTCACCCCGGCGCTTTGCCGAGAAGGATGGCGCACGCCTCGTCGTCGAGGATTGCCGGGCGGTCTTCGACCACGCCAGGGCGCGCCATCCGAACCTGCCGATGGTGGTTCTAGGTCACTCGATGGGCGGGCTTATCGCCATGGCTTTCGCCCGCAGATACGGGCGCGATCTGGCCGGCCTTTGCGTGTGGAACGCCAATTTCGATGGCGCTCGCCTCGCCCCGCGGCTGACCGCACATCTCGTCCTGGCCGTCGAACGCGCGCTTATGGGGTCCGACGTTCCGAGCCCGACGCTCACGCACGCGACATTCGAGACATGGGGGCGCAGCGTCCCCGGCCGCCGCACGGAGTTCGACTGGCTGACCCACGACGAGGAGGCGGTCGATCGCTATATCGTCGATCCGCTCTGCGGCTGGAGCCCGACGATTTCCCTGTTTTCGGACCTCGTCACGCTGATAGCCGAGGGCGGACGAAGCCGCGGGCTGCGCGCTCTTCCAAGCGACCTGCCGCTGCATCTTCTGTGCGGCACGCAGGATCCGGCGACGGCCGGCGGCGCCGCGGTCCGGCGGCTTGCCGACTGCGCACGCGCGGTCGGGCTCCCGGTGACGCTGACGGTCGTCGAAGGCGCACGCCACGAGACGCTGCACGAGATCGCGCCCTATCGCTCCGCGGCCACCCGCTCGTTCAGCGAATGGATGGACGGCATCGCTCCGCCGCATCACCCCGCCGCTGGCGAAGCTTCCGAGTCCTCTTCTTCCGCGTCGCCCACATCCGTCGTGACGAAGGCGAGTTCGGAAAGCTCCTCCGGGGTCAGCACGTAG
- a CDS encoding ABC transporter substrate-binding protein produces the protein MLRFPCRAMLATSFLVAFAPAIASAQELTPVRFTLDWRFEGPSAGFLLAQERGYFEEAGVSVSIDVGNGSLEAIPRITTGTYQMGFGDINALIKFLDENPDEPIEAVQMVYEKPAFAIVGRADKGITQEPSSLQGKTLGAPPPDGAFAQWAAFAEVNELDTSAITIESVGFPVREPMLAQGNVDAVFGFAFSVVLNLKAQGVAEDNIVPMLMADHGLDLYGNAVFVNTDWAEENPDAVRGVLEAVTRGFKDAVADPQAGAEAVLRANNILTLETEVERLEMANAMNIATDAVRENGFGGVEEAKLARSIELLKLSVGLSNPPTPDRVFDAQYLPPQAERMLD, from the coding sequence ATGCTTCGCTTTCCTTGCCGCGCCATGCTCGCGACATCCTTCCTGGTCGCCTTTGCACCTGCGATCGCGTCCGCGCAGGAGCTCACGCCCGTGCGCTTCACGCTGGACTGGCGCTTCGAAGGGCCGTCGGCAGGCTTCCTGCTTGCGCAGGAGCGCGGCTATTTCGAAGAAGCAGGCGTTTCGGTCTCTATCGATGTCGGCAACGGCTCCCTGGAGGCGATCCCCCGGATCACGACCGGCACCTACCAGATGGGATTCGGCGACATTAACGCGTTGATCAAGTTCCTCGACGAAAACCCGGACGAGCCGATCGAGGCGGTCCAGATGGTCTACGAGAAGCCGGCCTTCGCGATCGTCGGCCGCGCCGACAAAGGGATCACGCAGGAACCGTCGTCGCTGCAGGGCAAGACGCTGGGCGCACCGCCGCCGGACGGCGCCTTTGCGCAATGGGCGGCCTTTGCGGAGGTCAACGAGCTCGACACCTCCGCCATCACGATCGAAAGCGTCGGCTTCCCTGTGCGCGAGCCGATGCTGGCACAGGGCAATGTCGACGCCGTCTTCGGCTTCGCGTTCTCGGTCGTCCTCAATCTCAAGGCACAGGGCGTTGCCGAGGACAACATCGTGCCGATGCTGATGGCCGATCACGGTCTCGACCTCTACGGTAACGCCGTCTTCGTCAACACGGACTGGGCCGAGGAAAACCCGGACGCGGTGCGTGGCGTGCTCGAGGCCGTGACGCGTGGCTTCAAGGATGCGGTGGCCGACCCGCAGGCTGGCGCAGAAGCGGTGCTGCGCGCCAACAACATCCTAACGCTGGAGACGGAGGTCGAGCGGCTGGAAATGGCGAACGCCATGAACATCGCCACCGATGCTGTGCGCGAGAACGGTTTCGGCGGCGTCGAGGAAGCCAAGCTCGCCCGCTCGATCGAGCTCCTGAAGCTGTCGGTCGGTCTGTCCAACCCTCCCACGCCCGATCGCGTCTTCGACGCGCAGTACCTGCCGCCGCAGGCAGAGCGCATGCTAGACTGA
- a CDS encoding ABC transporter ATP-binding protein, translating to MSLVTLDKVALSYGGEGGTLAVDDLSIDVKRGEFVAVVGPSGCGKSTLMKLVTGLQSPSAGTITVGGERVTKPVSIVGMAFQNPTLLPWRTTLDNILLPLEIVDRHKKRLRRNKAEYVAKAEALLALVGLAGFGDKFPWQLSGGMQQRANLCRALIHEPDLIMLDEPFGALDAFTREELWGVIRDIHAQKGITVVLVTHDLREAAYLADRVFVMTARPGRVKLEREVPFARPRPLDLMYEKRFVDLVHELRAEIAEARVAA from the coding sequence ATGTCTCTCGTCACGCTCGACAAGGTGGCGCTCAGCTATGGTGGCGAGGGCGGAACGCTGGCCGTCGACGATCTGTCGATCGACGTGAAGCGCGGGGAGTTCGTCGCCGTCGTCGGGCCGTCCGGCTGCGGCAAGTCCACGCTGATGAAGCTCGTCACCGGCCTCCAGAGCCCGAGCGCGGGGACGATCACCGTCGGGGGCGAACGGGTGACGAAGCCGGTGTCGATCGTTGGAATGGCCTTCCAGAACCCGACGCTCCTGCCCTGGCGCACGACGCTCGACAACATCCTCCTGCCGCTGGAGATCGTCGACCGTCACAAGAAGCGGCTGCGCCGCAACAAGGCCGAGTATGTCGCCAAAGCCGAGGCGCTGCTGGCGCTCGTGGGGCTTGCCGGCTTCGGTGACAAGTTCCCGTGGCAGCTCTCCGGCGGTATGCAGCAGCGCGCCAATCTGTGCCGCGCGCTGATCCACGAGCCGGACCTCATCATGCTGGACGAGCCCTTCGGCGCCCTCGACGCCTTCACGCGTGAGGAGTTGTGGGGCGTCATCCGTGACATCCACGCGCAGAAGGGCATCACTGTGGTGCTCGTGACGCACGATCTGCGCGAGGCAGCCTATCTCGCCGACCGCGTCTTCGTGATGACGGCGCGGCCGGGCCGGGTGAAGCTGGAGCGCGAGGTGCCCTTCGCGCGTCCGCGTCCGCTCGATCTGATGTACGAGAAGCGCTTCGTCGACCTCGTCCACGAACTGCGGGCGGAGATCGCCGAGGCGAGGGTAGCGGCATGA
- a CDS encoding ABC transporter permease: MSELPADIRAVESAPAKPRAGGGIDWIRLAPWLYTIGLFVLWEAAVRIFAMPVYILPAPSVVFGAVYQYWPAIWTNSLQTLFTTTAGFAMAVVFGLGLGLLVGWSRTIYAGLYPLMIGFNSIPKVAVVPILVIWFGTGSVPAIMTAFLIAFFPIVVNVATGLATIEPEMEDVLRALGASKWEVMTKVGIPRSMPYFFGSLKVAITLAFVGSVVSETVAANAGLGFMMLGAQSQFNVPLVFAGLLMLAIEGIAMYALMALLEKRMTGWAHRSGEAR; this comes from the coding sequence ATGAGCGAGCTTCCCGCCGACATCCGCGCCGTGGAGTCCGCCCCTGCCAAGCCGCGCGCCGGAGGCGGGATCGACTGGATCCGGCTCGCGCCCTGGCTCTACACGATCGGGCTTTTCGTCCTGTGGGAAGCGGCGGTGCGCATCTTCGCGATGCCCGTCTACATCCTGCCGGCGCCCTCGGTCGTCTTCGGCGCGGTCTACCAGTACTGGCCGGCGATCTGGACCAATTCGCTGCAGACGCTCTTCACCACCACGGCAGGCTTCGCGATGGCCGTCGTCTTCGGCCTCGGCCTCGGGCTCCTCGTCGGCTGGTCGCGCACGATCTATGCCGGCCTCTACCCGCTGATGATCGGCTTCAACTCGATCCCGAAGGTCGCCGTCGTTCCGATCCTGGTGATCTGGTTCGGTACGGGCTCCGTACCGGCGATCATGACGGCGTTCCTCATCGCGTTCTTCCCCATCGTCGTGAACGTCGCGACTGGGCTCGCGACGATCGAGCCGGAGATGGAGGACGTTCTGCGCGCGCTCGGGGCCTCCAAATGGGAGGTGATGACGAAGGTCGGCATCCCGCGTTCGATGCCGTATTTCTTCGGCTCGCTGAAGGTCGCGATCACGCTCGCCTTCGTCGGCTCAGTCGTCTCGGAGACGGTGGCCGCCAATGCGGGGCTCGGCTTCATGATGCTCGGCGCGCAGTCTCAGTTCAACGTGCCTCTGGTCTTCGCCGGCCTCCTGATGCTCGCCATCGAGGGTATCGCGATGTATGCGCTGATGGCGCTCCTTGAGAAGCGGATGACGGGCTGGGCACATCGCTCGGGCGAAGCGCGCTGA
- a CDS encoding ribonuclease T2 family protein, giving the protein MKRLLVLLVLPLGLATSPSAGQVPMVGVFTAEATCSATPSIREPDRNPGDIATEAGRTYELIGRNAVPGSHYMIVVPGAEPERRWVAYGCGRVEDDGVSGPVQASAPPLGGASPVPVAPADDYVLAVSWQAAFCETRPRVTECRSGGRDDVGFALHGLWPEPRGREYCGVPARIVATDEAGDWERLPPVALTAALERELSVAMPGVASGLDRHEWWKHGTCFSGDEEAYFALSLDLLEALNASEVRTLFEETIGETLEAREIRAAFDEAFGRGAGARVLVDCVEVEDRRLIRELRLSLSGRPDDGLAAMLLAADRSAQGCRSGEVDPAGFS; this is encoded by the coding sequence ATGAAGCGCCTCCTCGTTCTCCTCGTCCTTCCCCTTGGTCTCGCAACGTCGCCCTCCGCCGGTCAGGTGCCGATGGTCGGTGTCTTCACCGCGGAGGCGACCTGCTCCGCCACGCCCTCGATCCGCGAGCCGGACCGCAACCCCGGAGACATCGCGACGGAAGCGGGACGGACCTACGAGCTGATCGGGCGCAACGCGGTGCCGGGCAGCCACTACATGATCGTCGTGCCGGGTGCCGAGCCGGAGCGCCGCTGGGTCGCCTATGGCTGCGGACGCGTGGAGGACGACGGCGTGAGCGGGCCTGTTCAGGCGAGCGCACCGCCATTGGGCGGGGCCTCGCCGGTGCCCGTCGCTCCCGCGGACGATTATGTCCTTGCCGTCAGCTGGCAGGCGGCCTTCTGTGAAACGCGGCCGCGCGTCACGGAATGCCGGTCGGGCGGGCGCGATGACGTGGGCTTTGCGCTGCACGGCCTCTGGCCGGAGCCGCGCGGGCGCGAATATTGCGGCGTGCCGGCGCGGATCGTCGCGACCGACGAGGCTGGGGACTGGGAGCGCCTGCCCCCCGTCGCGCTGACCGCAGCGCTCGAGCGCGAACTGTCCGTGGCCATGCCCGGTGTCGCCTCGGGCCTCGACCGCCACGAGTGGTGGAAGCACGGCACCTGCTTTTCCGGCGACGAGGAAGCCTATTTCGCGCTTTCGCTGGACCTTCTCGAGGCGCTGAACGCGAGCGAGGTTCGCACGCTTTTCGAGGAGACGATCGGCGAAACGCTCGAGGCACGCGAAATCCGCGCCGCTTTCGACGAAGCTTTCGGACGCGGCGCGGGCGCACGGGTTCTGGTAGATTGTGTCGAGGTGGAGGATCGCCGCCTTATCCGCGAGCTGCGGCTTTCGCTCAGCGGGCGCCCGGACGACGGGCTTGCCGCGATGCTTCTCGCGGCCGATCGCTCCGCGCAAGGCTGCCGTTCCGGCGAGGTCGATCCCGCTGGCTTCTCCTGA
- a CDS encoding Dabb family protein, with the protein MIRHIVFFSARDKADLARVRDGLKALGEIAHHDRFEVCENGRVDPMGNDVDVVVYAEFASWEALAAYKADPIYARTTAAVRPLRELRLSADFESTI; encoded by the coding sequence ATGATCCGCCACATCGTCTTCTTCAGCGCCCGGGACAAGGCAGACCTCGCGCGCGTTCGCGACGGGCTCAAGGCGCTCGGCGAAATCGCGCATCACGACCGGTTCGAGGTGTGCGAAAACGGACGCGTCGATCCGATGGGCAACGACGTCGACGTCGTGGTCTATGCGGAGTTCGCGAGCTGGGAGGCGCTTGCGGCCTACAAGGCCGATCCGATCTACGCGCGCACGACGGCTGCCGTGCGCCCGTTGCGCGAGTTGCGCCTCTCGGCCGACTTCGAATCGACGATCTGA
- the ettA gene encoding energy-dependent translational throttle protein EttA, whose product MARQFIYHMSDLTKAYGNKKVLENINLSFYPDAKIGILGPNGAGKSTLLKIMAGVDKEFTGEAWAAEGATVGYLPQEPKLDETKTVFENVMEGVADKKAILDRYNELMMDYSDETAEEGAKLQDVIDAQNLWDLENQVEMAMDALRCPPGDAQVGPLSGGEKRRVALCKLLLSKPDILLLDEPTNHLDAETISWLEKHLRDYTGSVLMITHDRYFLDNVTGWILELDRGRGLPYEGNYSAYLEKKAKRMQQEGREEDSRARALSREREWMLQGAKARQSKSKARIKAYNELVELAENRKPADGKIVIPTSERLGNRVIEVENLTKSYGDRVLIDGLSFRLPAGGIVGIIGPNGAGKSTLFKMLTGAEKPDSGEIKIGETVDLGYVDQSRDHLDGSKTVWEEISGGVDIMKLGKYEMNSRAYVGNFNFKGPDQQQKVGTLSGGQRNRVHLAKMLKSGGNVILLDEPTNDLDTETLAALEDALEEYAGCAVVISHDRMFLDRLATHILAFEGDSHVEWFEGNFEDYEQDKIRRLGPDSVNPKRPTYKRLTR is encoded by the coding sequence ATGGCACGCCAGTTCATCTACCATATGTCCGACCTGACCAAAGCCTACGGCAACAAGAAGGTCCTGGAGAACATCAACCTGTCCTTCTACCCCGATGCCAAGATCGGCATCCTCGGGCCGAACGGTGCGGGTAAGTCGACCCTCCTGAAGATCATGGCGGGCGTCGACAAGGAGTTCACCGGCGAGGCCTGGGCCGCAGAGGGCGCGACCGTCGGCTACCTGCCGCAGGAGCCCAAGCTCGACGAGACGAAGACCGTCTTCGAGAACGTGATGGAAGGCGTCGCCGACAAGAAGGCGATCCTCGACCGCTACAACGAACTGATGATGGACTACTCCGACGAGACCGCGGAGGAGGGCGCCAAGCTTCAGGACGTCATCGACGCACAGAACCTGTGGGATCTGGAAAACCAGGTCGAGATGGCCATGGACGCGCTGCGCTGCCCGCCGGGCGATGCGCAGGTCGGCCCGCTTTCAGGCGGTGAGAAACGCCGCGTCGCGCTCTGCAAGCTGCTCCTGTCCAAGCCCGACATCCTGCTCCTCGATGAGCCGACCAACCATCTCGATGCCGAGACGATCTCCTGGCTCGAGAAGCACCTGCGCGACTACACCGGCTCCGTGCTGATGATCACGCACGATCGCTACTTCCTGGACAACGTGACGGGCTGGATCCTCGAGCTCGATCGCGGCCGCGGCCTTCCCTACGAGGGCAACTACTCGGCCTATCTGGAGAAGAAGGCCAAGCGCATGCAGCAGGAGGGCCGCGAGGAAGACAGCCGCGCCCGTGCGCTCTCGCGGGAGCGCGAATGGATGCTTCAGGGCGCAAAGGCGCGCCAGTCGAAGTCGAAGGCCCGCATCAAGGCCTATAACGAGCTGGTGGAGCTCGCCGAGAACCGTAAGCCGGCGGACGGCAAGATCGTCATCCCGACCTCCGAGCGCCTCGGCAACCGGGTTATCGAGGTCGAGAACCTGACCAAAAGCTATGGCGACCGGGTTCTGATCGACGGCCTGTCCTTCCGACTGCCGGCGGGGGGCATCGTCGGCATCATCGGACCGAACGGCGCCGGCAAGTCGACGCTGTTCAAAATGCTGACCGGCGCCGAGAAGCCGGATTCGGGCGAGATCAAGATCGGCGAGACCGTCGATCTCGGCTATGTCGACCAGAGCCGCGATCATCTCGACGGCTCCAAGACCGTCTGGGAGGAGATTTCCGGCGGCGTCGATATCATGAAGCTCGGCAAGTACGAAATGAACTCGCGCGCCTATGTCGGCAACTTCAACTTCAAGGGGCCGGACCAGCAGCAGAAGGTCGGTACGCTTTCCGGCGGCCAGCGCAACCGCGTTCACCTCGCCAAGATGCTGAAGTCGGGCGGCAACGTCATCCTGCTCGACGAGCCGACCAACGATCTCGATACCGAAACGCTTGCCGCGCTCGAGGACGCACTGGAAGAGTACGCCGGTTGCGCCGTCGTGATCAGCCACGATCGCATGTTCCTGGATCGGCTGGCGACGCACATTCTTGCCTTTGAAGGCGACAGCCACGTCGAGTGGTTCGAGGGTAATTTCGAGGACTATGAGCAGGACAAGATCCGTCGCCTCGGCCCCGACAGCGTGAACCCGAAGCGTCCGACCTACAAGCGTCTCACGCGCTGA
- a CDS encoding HWE histidine kinase domain-containing protein, which yields MDRLSFRQLFRALPGPHMMLDRDLRFAAVNQAYEITVGRTEAQLLGWRVEEAFPNTDESGRRLVASLDRVLETGEPDVLAYIPYPIAMEENGETRMVERFWTAVHTPLFSDKGELLYILQNTVDVTELVKLRENTSVPFRILPGELDLVQRAREADEVARQSRDNSTDFRRLFENAPGMIAVLHGPNHLFTYANEAFVRFVGHDVVTRSVRDALQEMAGQGLLRILEETFRTGRAFTEEAKRIVLNRASGICEAYLDISFHPISDRAGRITGVFVQAYDRTDSVLHEQRQRLLLDELNHRVKNTLSTVQSIARQSLRGGHSPAVAQATFDSRIRALSKAHDVLSDRHWESAELNAILAQELAVYGARRVTTHGTLTRLRPKAAIALAMVLHELASNAAKYGALSVMEGELNVSWRHAHVQGRAALQLEWREHGFATDTLELAEGFGIRMLHRIINGELDGRLDLAIQPGELIWRIEVPLSEVEAVASADAH from the coding sequence ATGGATCGTCTGTCCTTCCGCCAACTCTTCCGTGCTCTCCCCGGCCCGCACATGATGCTGGACCGGGATTTGCGTTTTGCTGCCGTCAATCAGGCCTACGAAATCACGGTCGGTCGAACGGAGGCCCAGCTTCTCGGATGGCGGGTCGAGGAGGCTTTTCCGAACACCGACGAAAGTGGGCGCCGACTGGTCGCCTCGCTCGATCGTGTCCTCGAGACGGGCGAGCCGGACGTTCTAGCCTACATCCCCTATCCCATCGCGATGGAGGAGAACGGCGAGACGCGCATGGTCGAGCGCTTCTGGACCGCCGTTCACACGCCTCTCTTTTCTGACAAGGGTGAACTCCTCTACATTCTGCAGAACACGGTGGACGTGACGGAGCTGGTCAAGCTTCGCGAGAACACTTCGGTGCCGTTCCGCATCCTGCCGGGCGAGCTCGATCTCGTGCAGCGTGCCCGCGAGGCGGATGAGGTCGCCCGCCAGTCGCGCGACAACTCGACCGATTTCCGGCGCCTGTTCGAGAACGCACCGGGCATGATCGCCGTGCTGCACGGCCCGAACCACCTCTTCACCTACGCCAACGAGGCTTTCGTGCGGTTCGTCGGCCACGACGTCGTGACACGAAGCGTTCGCGACGCATTGCAGGAGATGGCAGGGCAGGGCCTTCTGCGCATACTCGAAGAGACGTTCAGAACTGGCCGCGCCTTCACCGAAGAGGCCAAGCGCATCGTTCTCAACCGGGCGAGCGGTATTTGCGAAGCTTATCTCGACATTTCCTTTCACCCGATCAGTGATCGGGCAGGGCGCATAACCGGTGTCTTCGTTCAGGCTTATGACCGCACGGATTCGGTCCTTCACGAACAGCGCCAACGGCTCCTTCTAGACGAACTGAATCACCGCGTGAAGAACACGCTGTCAACGGTCCAGTCGATCGCCCGGCAGAGCCTGCGAGGGGGGCACAGCCCCGCGGTTGCACAGGCGACCTTCGATTCGCGCATCAGGGCTCTCTCCAAGGCTCACGACGTTTTGAGCGATCGGCATTGGGAGTCTGCGGAGCTGAACGCAATTCTCGCGCAGGAACTTGCCGTCTACGGAGCCCGTCGCGTGACGACGCATGGCACGTTGACGCGCCTGCGTCCGAAGGCTGCGATCGCTCTCGCGATGGTGTTGCACGAACTGGCCTCGAATGCCGCCAAATACGGCGCCCTCTCGGTGATGGAAGGCGAGTTGAATGTCTCGTGGCGTCACGCCCACGTGCAGGGGCGCGCTGCTCTTCAACTGGAATGGCGTGAGCACGGGTTCGCGACGGACACGCTGGAACTCGCCGAAGGCTTCGGGATCAGGATGTTGCACAGGATCATCAACGGCGAACTTGATGGCCGGCTCGATCTTGCCATCCAGCCCGGCGAACTCATCTGGCGGATCGAGGTGCCACTTTCGGAGGTTGAGGCCGTTGCAAGTGCCGATGCGCATTGA
- a CDS encoding response regulator, with translation MRIDESVPSGTRVFIVEDESLVAMQLEDMLLEIGCDIAGMAMRVARAKEMLAAGLPLDVAILDVNLGGEQVYPVAEMLRERGVRIVFATGYGRSGVSEEWQTCEVLQKPYTENQVAATLSAALKAPAPLD, from the coding sequence ATGCGCATTGACGAAAGCGTGCCGAGCGGCACGCGCGTTTTCATCGTAGAGGACGAAAGCCTCGTGGCCATGCAGCTCGAGGATATGCTGCTGGAGATTGGTTGCGACATCGCGGGCATGGCGATGCGCGTGGCGCGGGCGAAGGAGATGCTGGCCGCTGGCCTGCCCCTCGATGTCGCGATCCTCGACGTCAATCTGGGCGGTGAGCAGGTCTATCCCGTCGCCGAGATGTTGCGCGAGCGCGGCGTCCGCATCGTCTTCGCCACGGGATACGGGCGCAGTGGCGTCAGCGAGGAATGGCAGACCTGTGAGGTTCTTCAGAAGCCCTATACGGAGAACCAGGTCGCGGCCACATTGAGCGCTGCATTGAAGGCGCCGGCGCCGCTCGACTAA